The proteins below are encoded in one region of Tolumonas auensis DSM 9187:
- the glgX gene encoding glycogen debranching protein GlgX, producing MTTRKLSAGHCRQLGATPEGHGTNFAIWGRLAKSMELLLFSSEKDEHPEVILLKEQEYHSGYYWHVHVSGVNAGQLYAWRVKEALSNRPGTHFDPEKALLDPYGRRIVLSENYDRQLSAKSGSNLHCCAKNVVTDLRHYDWEDDHYPRHPLSRSVIYEMHVRGFTQDPSSGLPDYLRGTYAGVIEKIPYLQELGITAVELLPIFQFDPQDARPGKSNYWGYSPIGFFAPHAEYASVGSHLGVLDEFRDMVKALHKANIEVILDVVYNHTAEGGDDGPVLCFRGLDNDAFYTLDENYHSTNYSGCGNTLDASHPMTKKMITDSLRFWREEMHVDGFRFDLAAILSRDGYGQPMNDPPTIRTIDGDYSLADTKLFAEAWDAGGLYLVGRMVGDRWREWNGRFRDDVRRFIKGDNGMVSAFATRLIGSPDIYHPEYSDPYKSLNFIACHDGFTLWDLVSYNRKHNEANGEDNRDGSNDNYSWNHGVEGPTGDAKINALRLRQAKNFFVINLMSVGTPMIQMGDETLRTQRGNNNVYCQDNPISWLNWQPELYGREMLRFVTELLRYRAVLKEEPRSFFSLEQALENATIDWHGVQPFQPDWSENSHVLGLSAYDPTHDVDVYAFFNAWWEPLTVTLPPPAHSPHGHWKRVCDTGLLPPADITPLGCDYAEILSSEYKTASRSVVVLICQNHSQ from the coding sequence ATGACAACCAGAAAACTCTCTGCCGGACACTGTCGTCAATTAGGTGCAACACCTGAAGGCCATGGCACCAACTTCGCCATCTGGGGACGGCTGGCCAAGTCCATGGAGTTGTTACTGTTCAGCTCCGAAAAAGATGAACATCCTGAGGTGATCCTGCTGAAGGAACAGGAATATCACTCCGGCTATTACTGGCATGTCCATGTGAGTGGCGTAAATGCCGGCCAGTTATACGCATGGCGAGTAAAAGAGGCACTCTCAAACCGACCCGGTACTCATTTTGATCCGGAAAAAGCGCTGCTTGATCCTTACGGAAGGCGCATTGTTTTATCGGAAAATTATGATCGCCAGTTATCTGCTAAAAGCGGCAGCAATCTTCATTGTTGCGCGAAAAATGTGGTCACCGATCTGCGACACTATGACTGGGAAGACGACCATTATCCCCGGCACCCGCTTTCCCGCTCCGTGATTTATGAAATGCATGTGCGCGGATTCACTCAAGATCCGTCATCCGGTTTACCCGATTATTTGCGTGGCACCTATGCCGGCGTGATCGAAAAAATCCCTTATCTGCAGGAATTAGGTATTACCGCCGTTGAGTTATTGCCGATATTTCAGTTTGACCCGCAGGATGCCAGACCCGGCAAAAGTAACTATTGGGGATACAGCCCGATAGGCTTTTTTGCGCCCCATGCAGAATATGCGAGCGTCGGTTCTCATCTGGGGGTACTGGATGAATTCCGGGACATGGTCAAAGCACTGCACAAAGCGAATATCGAGGTCATTCTGGATGTCGTATACAACCATACGGCTGAAGGCGGAGATGATGGCCCGGTTTTATGTTTCCGCGGGTTAGACAACGACGCGTTTTATACGCTGGATGAAAATTATCACAGCACCAATTATTCAGGCTGCGGTAATACACTGGATGCCTCACATCCGATGACCAAAAAAATGATCACGGATAGCCTGCGTTTCTGGCGGGAAGAGATGCATGTCGATGGTTTCCGGTTTGATCTGGCCGCGATTTTATCCCGCGATGGTTATGGTCAGCCCATGAATGATCCGCCCACAATCCGCACGATTGATGGTGACTACTCGCTGGCTGATACCAAGTTGTTTGCCGAAGCGTGGGATGCCGGCGGGTTATATTTAGTCGGACGGATGGTGGGCGATCGCTGGCGCGAATGGAATGGCCGGTTCCGGGATGACGTACGCCGCTTCATCAAAGGCGACAACGGCATGGTTTCCGCCTTTGCTACCCGTCTGATTGGCAGCCCGGATATCTATCATCCTGAATATTCTGATCCGTATAAAAGTCTCAATTTCATCGCCTGTCATGATGGCTTCACGTTGTGGGATCTGGTCAGTTACAACCGGAAGCATAACGAGGCCAATGGCGAGGATAACCGTGATGGCAGCAATGATAATTACAGCTGGAACCACGGCGTGGAAGGGCCGACCGGCGATGCTAAAATCAATGCGCTGCGCTTACGTCAGGCTAAAAATTTCTTTGTGATCAATCTGATGTCTGTCGGAACCCCCATGATTCAGATGGGTGATGAAACATTGCGAACGCAAAGAGGGAATAACAATGTGTATTGTCAGGATAATCCAATCAGCTGGTTAAACTGGCAGCCGGAGTTGTATGGCCGGGAAATGCTGCGGTTTGTCACCGAGCTGTTGCGATATCGGGCGGTATTAAAAGAAGAACCCCGGTCATTTTTTTCTCTGGAACAAGCGCTTGAGAATGCGACGATAGATTGGCATGGCGTTCAACCCTTTCAGCCAGACTGGAGTGAAAATTCACATGTATTGGGTTTATCTGCTTATGATCCGACCCATGATGTCGATGTTTACGCTTTCTTTAACGCCTGGTGGGAACCACTTACGGTGACGTTACCTCCGCCCGCACATTCGCCCCACGGACACTGGAAACGGGTCTGCGATACCGGGCTATTACCTCCCGCGGACATAACCCCGTTAGGGTGTGACTATGCAGAAATCCTTTCATCTGAATATAAAACCGCATCGAGATCGGTTGTAGTACTGATCTGCCAGAACCATTCGCAATAA
- a CDS encoding PTS transporter subunit EIIC: protein MKTLFPHLQRFGKSLVVPLCAMPFAALLMFISHLSVTWFPLQQLAVLTHSAELILSLIPLFVSVGIAMEYTHNDPIGIICGIFSYFLFSQTTELFISLGSLNAATPHPGILCGLFSGFITAWMFNAFKDFSLPEYLGFFAGKRFVPVATGFVTVVAALMFSFVWPALQHLTKAITEQLIYDHSAIAFGVYGLVERALIPFGLHHIWNAPFMMQLGEFTTADGITVHGEIARYMAGDPTAGHLAGGYLFKMFGLPGAAIAIWRTAAPQQRKRVGAAMGIAAVTAFVSGITEPIEFAFLFAAPILYAVHALLAGSGYVVMELLGVHHSTSFSQGLFDYLVLFPQSTRAGLIPVVGILYSLIYFSVFRVLIVALDLKTPGRSETSAATKPEINEDELAPQLISAFGGQDNIVHLNACITRLRITVKDPQLVDKERLKQLGANGVVIAGAGVQAIFGTKSDRLKTQMGLLMA from the coding sequence ATGAAAACATTATTCCCTCATTTACAGCGATTTGGTAAATCGTTGGTCGTTCCTCTGTGCGCGATGCCATTTGCCGCGCTGCTGATGTTTATCAGCCATTTATCAGTAACGTGGTTTCCACTGCAGCAATTGGCGGTATTAACTCATTCCGCCGAACTCATTTTGTCGCTGATCCCATTGTTTGTATCCGTCGGCATTGCCATGGAATATACCCACAATGACCCGATCGGTATTATTTGCGGTATTTTCAGTTATTTTCTGTTCTCACAAACCACCGAGCTGTTTATTTCTCTCGGTTCGTTGAATGCAGCTACACCGCATCCTGGCATTCTTTGTGGCCTGTTCAGTGGTTTCATTACCGCGTGGATGTTTAACGCCTTTAAAGATTTTAGCCTGCCCGAATATCTCGGCTTTTTTGCCGGTAAACGCTTTGTGCCGGTAGCAACCGGGTTTGTCACTGTCGTGGCAGCACTGATGTTCAGCTTTGTCTGGCCAGCGTTACAACATCTGACCAAAGCCATTACTGAACAGCTGATTTACGATCATTCGGCTATCGCATTTGGTGTCTACGGACTGGTCGAACGGGCACTCATTCCCTTCGGCTTGCACCATATCTGGAACGCACCGTTCATGATGCAACTTGGCGAATTCACAACCGCCGATGGCATTACTGTACACGGTGAAATCGCCCGTTATATGGCTGGCGACCCAACCGCCGGGCATCTGGCCGGTGGTTATCTGTTCAAGATGTTCGGTTTACCGGGCGCTGCCATCGCGATCTGGCGAACGGCAGCACCGCAACAACGAAAACGCGTTGGCGCTGCGATGGGAATTGCCGCGGTAACTGCGTTTGTATCCGGCATTACTGAGCCTATCGAGTTTGCCTTTTTGTTTGCCGCGCCCATTCTCTATGCAGTGCACGCACTGCTGGCCGGAAGTGGTTATGTCGTGATGGAATTATTAGGTGTCCACCATTCGACCTCATTTTCGCAAGGCTTATTTGATTATCTGGTGCTGTTCCCGCAATCCACACGAGCCGGGCTGATTCCGGTAGTCGGTATTCTCTATAGCCTGATTTATTTCAGCGTATTCCGTGTGCTGATCGTCGCATTAGATCTGAAAACACCGGGCCGAAGTGAAACATCTGCGGCAACCAAACCGGAAATCAATGAAGACGAACTCGCACCACAGCTCATTAGTGCATTTGGCGGGCAAGACAATATTGTGCATCTGAATGCCTGTATTACCCGTTTACGAATTACTGTCAAAGATCCGCAGTTAGTCGATAAGGAAAGACTCAAGCAGCTTGGAGCAAACGGTGTGGTGATAGCCGGAGCCGGCGTGCAGGCTATTTTTGGTACCAAATCGGATCGGTTGAAAACCCAAATGGGGTTGTTGATGGCATAA
- a CDS encoding family 78 glycoside hydrolase catalytic domain — translation MEIQKKENHFYMTNHAFVMKAEGLKKKLIVKKEEPTGLVTVQTDPNAVHGWKCKKVADIDSLDDKAYGKGESLIVDFGDHQVGYLVMKIRPVGSPPDAPLHLRLTFGEMPIEMGEDFATYDGWVSSSWLQQETMHIDVLPHVLQMPRRYSFRYLKIEVLDASPKYAVAFDEIYCETVTSADTRKLSPITTADPLLAEMDRISIKTLQDCMQDIFEDGPKRDRRLWLGDLRLQALANYETFKNYDLVKRCLYLFAAVTDENGQVSSNVFVAPNLIPDDTYLFDYSSFFPVTLYDYFVATEDLETAKELWPTAYRQIELALERVNENHLVMDDTSGAWWAFIDWHKDLNKQAAAHAILIYAMKRALGLARAVDDEKRAAFLDNKIKQMKKAAVEYLWDEKQQFFVSGAERQVSWASQVWMVLAEVFDIEKSSQLIDMLLTERPAIGPVTPYMYHHLIDALIMVDERDVARQVMKEYWGEMIEDGADTFWEAYDPKNKNFSPYGNSLINSYCHAWSCTPTYFIRKYKMY, via the coding sequence ATGGAAATTCAAAAGAAAGAAAATCATTTTTATATGACCAATCATGCTTTTGTCATGAAGGCTGAAGGTCTGAAGAAAAAACTCATCGTAAAAAAAGAAGAACCGACAGGTTTAGTGACCGTTCAAACTGATCCGAATGCCGTGCATGGCTGGAAGTGCAAAAAAGTTGCTGATATCGACAGTCTGGATGATAAAGCCTATGGCAAAGGCGAATCGCTGATTGTGGATTTTGGTGATCATCAGGTGGGTTATCTGGTGATGAAGATTCGTCCGGTCGGCAGCCCGCCAGATGCGCCGCTGCATCTGCGTTTAACCTTCGGCGAAATGCCGATTGAGATGGGTGAAGATTTTGCCACCTATGACGGCTGGGTCAGCAGTTCCTGGTTGCAGCAGGAAACCATGCACATCGATGTGCTGCCGCATGTCTTACAGATGCCACGTCGTTACAGCTTCCGTTATCTGAAAATTGAAGTGTTAGATGCCTCGCCGAAATACGCCGTCGCGTTTGATGAAATTTACTGCGAAACCGTGACCTCTGCTGACACTAGAAAACTCAGCCCAATCACGACGGCTGATCCACTGCTGGCAGAAATGGATCGTATCAGCATCAAAACCTTGCAAGATTGTATGCAGGATATTTTTGAAGATGGCCCGAAACGCGATCGCCGTTTATGGTTAGGTGATCTGCGGCTGCAAGCCTTGGCGAACTATGAAACCTTCAAAAATTACGATCTGGTCAAACGCTGTTTATATCTGTTCGCCGCCGTGACAGATGAAAACGGGCAGGTCTCCTCCAACGTGTTTGTCGCACCCAATCTCATTCCTGACGACACCTATCTGTTCGATTACTCCTCGTTTTTTCCAGTCACTCTCTACGACTATTTTGTGGCCACGGAAGATCTGGAAACAGCCAAGGAATTATGGCCAACCGCCTATCGTCAGATCGAACTGGCGCTGGAACGGGTTAATGAAAATCATCTGGTGATGGATGACACCAGCGGGGCTTGGTGGGCCTTTATTGACTGGCATAAAGATCTGAATAAACAGGCCGCCGCGCATGCCATTCTGATTTATGCCATGAAACGGGCGTTGGGATTAGCCCGTGCGGTCGATGATGAAAAACGGGCCGCTTTCCTCGACAACAAAATCAAACAGATGAAAAAAGCCGCGGTGGAATATCTGTGGGACGAGAAACAGCAATTCTTTGTCAGTGGCGCGGAACGTCAGGTGTCATGGGCCAGTCAGGTCTGGATGGTCCTGGCTGAGGTGTTCGACATCGAAAAATCAAGCCAGCTCATCGATATGTTGTTAACCGAACGCCCCGCCATCGGCCCGGTGACGCCCTATATGTATCACCATTTAATCGACGCACTCATCATGGTGGACGAGCGTGATGTCGCACGACAAGTGATGAAAGAGTACTGGGGAGAAATGATCGAAGATGGCGCCGATACCTTCTGGGAAGCCTATGATCCGAAAAACAAAAATTTCTCACCGTATGGCAACAGTTTGATTAACAGCTACTGCCACGCGTGGAGCTGCACCCCGACTTACTTCATCCGCAAATACAAAATGTATTAA
- a CDS encoding glycoside-pentoside-hexuronide (GPH):cation symporter: MTATTGLWKQRIGYGVADTACNLVWQMITLYLMFFYTDVMGLPATYVGIMFLVTRLVDGVADVLMGILIDNTNTKWGKSRPYFLWGAIPFGIFAVLTFYVPDFGPTGKLIWAYTTYLGLSLLYTVVNIPLASILPALTSDAHERTVLATTRMVFSFLGATAISVVAMPMIDKLGGGDKAHGYFLTMSIWAVVATLLFLFTFKNVEEKVLVQQEKIGFLTAFKALQGNTPWFVFALNIVVMWGAVFFQGGALIYYVTYNLARPELVSVIAGIGAFVPMIGTLSTPFFSKRMKKINVFMLASTIVLGGTVMMLLVGNSTVGLISGAIILGLGMGLRTSIYFSMQADPIDFGEWKSGINAAGLLSAVNGFIGKIAFAGAGAAAGYLLSAGGYVPDQQQTPEALEAIKMCYFIIPIGLIILSMFIMKTMYKLDYIFPQIRAELDQRNAAAAKKRAAESAATPAPVSESLA, from the coding sequence ATGACAGCAACAACAGGTCTCTGGAAACAGCGTATCGGGTATGGTGTAGCCGATACTGCATGTAACCTGGTATGGCAGATGATCACGCTATACCTGATGTTTTTTTACACCGACGTAATGGGATTACCAGCAACATACGTTGGGATAATGTTCCTGGTTACTCGTTTAGTGGATGGCGTCGCTGACGTTCTGATGGGGATACTGATCGACAACACCAATACCAAATGGGGTAAATCACGTCCTTACTTCCTTTGGGGAGCCATACCATTCGGCATTTTTGCCGTATTAACTTTCTATGTTCCTGATTTCGGACCAACCGGTAAGTTGATCTGGGCATATACCACTTATCTGGGCCTTTCATTACTTTATACCGTGGTTAATATTCCACTCGCCTCTATCTTGCCTGCGTTAACCAGTGATGCGCATGAACGCACCGTACTGGCTACAACCCGCATGGTTTTCTCCTTCCTTGGTGCGACAGCGATCAGCGTTGTGGCTATGCCAATGATTGATAAGCTGGGTGGTGGTGACAAAGCACATGGCTATTTCTTGACCATGTCTATCTGGGCTGTAGTTGCTACATTACTGTTCCTGTTCACCTTCAAAAACGTAGAAGAAAAAGTGCTTGTCCAGCAGGAAAAAATTGGTTTCCTGACCGCATTTAAAGCGCTGCAAGGCAACACACCATGGTTTGTGTTTGCACTGAATATTGTTGTTATGTGGGGTGCGGTGTTCTTCCAGGGTGGCGCACTGATTTACTACGTAACCTATAACCTGGCCAGACCTGAACTCGTCAGTGTTATTGCCGGTATCGGTGCCTTTGTTCCGATGATTGGTACCTTGTCGACACCGTTCTTTTCCAAACGCATGAAGAAAATCAATGTATTCATGCTTGCAAGTACCATTGTTCTGGGCGGCACTGTCATGATGTTGCTGGTAGGAAACAGCACTGTCGGCCTGATTAGCGGAGCCATTATTCTGGGTCTGGGCATGGGACTGCGTACAAGTATCTACTTCTCTATGCAAGCTGATCCGATTGACTTTGGTGAATGGAAATCCGGTATCAATGCTGCTGGTCTGCTATCCGCAGTCAACGGCTTCATCGGCAAAATCGCCTTCGCCGGTGCTGGTGCCGCCGCAGGTTATCTGCTGTCAGCAGGTGGTTATGTGCCTGATCAGCAACAGACGCCTGAAGCGTTAGAAGCTATCAAAATGTGCTACTTCATCATTCCGATTGGCTTGATCATACTGTCCATGTTCATCATGAAAACCATGTACAAACTTGATTATATCTTCCCTCAAATTCGCGCTGAATTAGATCAACGCAACGCCGCGGCGGCTAAGAAAAGAGCAGCTGAGTCTGCTGCAACGCCAGCACCAGTATCTGAGTCTTTAGCCTGA
- a CDS encoding helix-turn-helix domain-containing protein: MRLETQTYFHAITDKLAIYSSDPEDNNKEHCHEFDELVIVKSGHGLHVINGQPLFIKTGDVFYVKNNEYHFYDELGTLKLINILINPDADFFFIKNIEPLLRKLTSDSLDEYAWLDSAGLSKATEIARHLFDHKSKNHDAGGNKLEQEALFLQLITLILEYKHTDSDNTEHKINKILKYVQTDCFSDINWHDLSEQFGVPLRTLFRHLKEKTGMTPDNYLKRLRLISARKKIRETDISITNIAFDCGFSNSNHFATAYKSVFGITPSTERTNYSHSA, from the coding sequence ATGCGCTTAGAGACACAAACTTATTTCCATGCCATCACTGATAAGCTCGCTATTTATTCAAGTGATCCGGAAGACAATAATAAAGAACATTGTCATGAGTTTGATGAGCTTGTGATCGTAAAAAGCGGGCATGGTCTGCATGTTATTAACGGACAACCTCTTTTTATAAAAACAGGTGATGTCTTCTACGTTAAAAACAATGAATATCATTTTTACGACGAACTGGGCACACTCAAACTCATCAATATCCTGATTAATCCGGATGCTGATTTCTTTTTCATAAAAAACATCGAGCCTTTATTACGCAAACTCACGTCCGATTCGCTGGATGAGTATGCCTGGCTTGACTCTGCCGGGTTGTCGAAAGCAACAGAGATAGCCAGACATCTGTTTGATCATAAAAGCAAAAATCATGATGCCGGTGGAAACAAACTGGAACAGGAAGCTCTGTTTCTGCAGCTGATCACACTGATTCTTGAATATAAACACACCGACAGTGACAATACCGAACATAAAATCAACAAGATATTGAAATACGTTCAGACTGATTGCTTTTCAGATATTAACTGGCACGACTTGTCTGAACAATTCGGGGTTCCGTTAAGAACACTATTTCGTCATTTAAAAGAAAAGACAGGAATGACGCCGGATAATTACCTGAAACGACTGCGTTTAATTTCCGCCCGGAAAAAGATCAGAGAAACGGATATATCCATTACCAATATTGCTTTTGATTGCGGGTTTTCAAACAGCAACCATTTTGCCACTGCCTATAAAAGCGTATTTGGTATCACGCCGAGCACCGAACGAACCAATTATTCTCATTCGGCATAA
- the rhaM gene encoding L-rhamnose mutarotase yields MIRKAFLMSVKPEAHAEYKRRHDEIWPELADTLKKHGAHNYNIFLNPETSQLFAYVEIESEERWNAVADTEICKEWWAYMKDIMPSNPDNSPVSLELTSVFYLA; encoded by the coding sequence ATGATCCGTAAAGCATTTTTAATGTCAGTGAAACCGGAAGCCCATGCCGAATACAAACGCCGTCATGACGAGATCTGGCCTGAGCTGGCAGACACACTGAAAAAACACGGAGCGCATAACTACAATATTTTCCTGAATCCGGAAACAAGTCAGTTATTTGCTTATGTTGAAATCGAGAGCGAAGAGCGCTGGAATGCGGTCGCAGACACTGAAATCTGCAAGGAATGGTGGGCATATATGAAAGATATTATGCCGTCCAATCCGGATAACAGCCCGGTTAGTCTCGAATTAACATCGGTGTTTTATCTGGCATAG
- the rhaT gene encoding L-rhamnose/proton symporter RhaT: protein MSAIISGIGWHIVGAASAASFYAPISKVKSWSWETTWAFAGLFSWILLPWVVTSFLIDDFASFYSVVDSKAFWGMFLFGAMWGVGNVNYGLTMRYLGMSLGIGIAIGVTLVVGTLMPPIINGTFGTLITTTSGQITMGGILVALAGIAIVTYAGHQKEIALGTTAQEFNLKKGLFLAVMCGIFSAGFAFGLEAATPIKDASLALGINPLYAMLPSYGIIMGGGALVNLSYCFIRLAIKPDLSIRNDLSQPMTGLLINGSLAALGGIMWYLQFFFYAWGEASIPEHLSFANWMLHMSGYVLCGGVVGLLLAEWKGVGSRPVRILCIGMLVIVGAANLVGLGMANA from the coding sequence ATGTCTGCAATTATCTCTGGTATCGGTTGGCATATTGTCGGTGCCGCATCCGCCGCCTCTTTCTATGCGCCGATCAGTAAAGTAAAAAGCTGGTCATGGGAAACCACCTGGGCATTCGCGGGTCTGTTCTCCTGGATCTTATTACCCTGGGTCGTCACCTCATTTCTGATTGATGACTTTGCCTCATTTTATAGCGTGGTCGATAGCAAAGCCTTCTGGGGCATGTTTCTGTTCGGTGCCATGTGGGGGGTCGGTAACGTTAACTACGGTCTGACCATGCGTTATCTCGGTATGTCGCTGGGGATTGGTATTGCCATCGGGGTTACGCTAGTCGTAGGCACGCTGATGCCACCAATCATTAACGGCACATTCGGTACACTGATCACTACCACCAGCGGCCAGATCACCATGGGCGGTATTTTAGTCGCACTGGCTGGCATCGCGATTGTGACCTATGCCGGACATCAGAAAGAAATTGCCTTAGGCACCACAGCGCAAGAATTTAACCTGAAAAAGGGTCTGTTCCTCGCAGTAATGTGCGGCATTTTCTCAGCCGGTTTTGCCTTTGGTCTGGAAGCGGCCACACCGATTAAAGACGCCTCTCTGGCTCTGGGTATTAATCCACTGTATGCCATGTTGCCAAGCTACGGCATTATCATGGGTGGCGGTGCGCTGGTTAACTTAAGCTACTGCTTTATCCGTCTGGCCATAAAACCAGATCTGTCAATTCGGAATGACTTATCACAACCGATGACTGGCCTGTTGATCAATGGTTCATTGGCAGCACTGGGCGGTATCATGTGGTATCTGCAGTTCTTCTTCTATGCATGGGGCGAAGCCAGCATTCCTGAGCATCTGTCTTTTGCAAACTGGATGCTGCATATGAGTGGTTATGTACTGTGCGGTGGTGTTGTCGGTCTGCTGCTGGCTGAATGGAAAGGTGTTGGTTCCCGTCCGGTGCGCATTCTGTGTATTGGTATGCTGGTTATCGTTGGTGCAGCTAACCTGGTTGGCCTGGGTATGGCAAACGCCTGA
- a CDS encoding L-rhamnose isomerase — protein MNPNIETAYALAKQQYAAQGVDVDAAIAALDNIPVSMHCWQGDDVTGFEASAGALTGGIQATGNYPGKARNAQELRQDLELAMTLIPGAKRLNLHAIYLESEQPVARDQIQPEHFANWVKWAKKMNIGLDFNPSCFSHPLSADGLTLSHPDAKIRQFWIDHCKASRRISAYFGKELGTASVMNIWIPDGMKDLPADRLAPRQRLLAALDEVISEKFDEAHHIDAVESKLFGIGAESYTVGSNEFYMGYAASRNVALCLDAGHFHPTEVISDKISAASLYVKHLLLHVSRPVRWDSDHVVLLDDETQAIATEIIRNDLLDRVHIGLDFFDASINRIAAWVIGTRNMKKALLRALLEPTQALRDAEAKWDFSSRLALMEETKSMPWQAVWDYVCARNGVAVGADWLATVKNYETEVLATRK, from the coding sequence ATGAACCCAAATATTGAAACTGCCTACGCTCTGGCGAAACAACAATATGCCGCACAAGGTGTTGATGTCGATGCAGCGATTGCTGCGCTGGATAACATCCCGGTCTCCATGCATTGCTGGCAGGGTGATGATGTTACTGGTTTTGAAGCAAGTGCTGGTGCACTGACCGGTGGCATTCAGGCGACCGGTAACTACCCGGGCAAAGCGCGTAATGCGCAGGAATTACGTCAGGATCTGGAACTGGCCATGACGCTGATCCCAGGCGCCAAACGTCTGAACCTGCATGCGATCTATCTGGAATCTGAACAGCCGGTAGCGCGTGATCAAATCCAGCCTGAGCACTTTGCCAACTGGGTGAAATGGGCGAAAAAAATGAACATCGGCCTGGATTTTAACCCAAGCTGCTTCTCTCATCCGCTGAGTGCTGACGGTCTGACGCTGTCACATCCGGATGCCAAAATCCGTCAGTTCTGGATCGACCACTGCAAAGCCAGCCGTCGCATCTCTGCTTACTTCGGTAAAGAACTGGGTACTGCTTCTGTCATGAACATCTGGATCCCGGATGGCATGAAAGATTTGCCTGCTGATCGTCTGGCTCCGCGCCAACGTCTGCTGGCCGCACTGGATGAAGTGATCAGCGAGAAATTCGACGAAGCGCATCACATTGATGCCGTAGAAAGCAAACTGTTCGGTATCGGCGCGGAATCCTACACCGTCGGTTCTAACGAGTTCTACATGGGCTACGCCGCATCACGTAACGTGGCGTTGTGTCTGGATGCCGGTCACTTCCACCCGACTGAAGTGATCAGCGACAAGATCTCTGCGGCTTCTCTGTATGTCAAACACCTGCTGCTGCACGTAAGCCGTCCGGTTCGCTGGGACAGCGACCACGTGGTGCTGCTGGATGACGAAACTCAGGCTATTGCGACTGAAATCATCCGCAATGACCTGCTGGATCGCGTGCATATCGGTCTGGACTTCTTTGATGCCTCCATCAACCGCATTGCAGCCTGGGTGATCGGTACCCGCAACATGAAAAAAGCGCTGCTGCGTGCCCTGCTGGAACCAACTCAGGCACTGCGTGATGCCGAAGCGAAATGGGATTTCTCCAGCCGTCTGGCACTGATGGAAGAAACCAAGAGCATGCCATGGCAGGCCGTGTGGGATTACGTTTGTGCCCGCAATGGTGTTGCTGTCGGTGCTGACTGGCTGGCAACCGTTAAAAACTATGAAACCGAAGTATTAGCAACCCGGAAATAA